From Carya illinoinensis cultivar Pawnee chromosome 5, C.illinoinensisPawnee_v1, whole genome shotgun sequence, one genomic window encodes:
- the LOC122312016 gene encoding uncharacterized protein LOC122312016, with translation MMANPNASTSMVYSESSEQKSPHVVGSNPNILQTSLSHHSRSSSDGPVAILWDIENCCVPSDVRPEDVASNIRMALRVHPVIKGSVMMFSAYGDFNAFPKRVREGCQRTGVKLIDVPNGRKDAADKAILVDMFLFALDNPPPSTIMLISGDIDFSPALHILGQRGYTVILVIPSGAGVSSALTSAGKFVWDWASVAHGEGFVSPTKALMPPRGGASDNAGYLMGYHVNDIPDALNDEEAIVYRGISQSYCNSRALLSQSLSEHKKSSSTWSCLPTTLRSQSLPSGLDEVSGGGFCPPDQMESSLWVQPGDLNGLKAQFVKLLELSGGCLSLNRVPAEYQKFCGRILSVSEYGASKLGKLLKKMDDTMTVEEKGHQKFVCLRNWKAGPSAPPLVLTRKDKKGKRTLEECMDNVTGRGSSNELSYEERVVIEAHDVSRSQGDINQGTVANQIDDCCLEQFKYELQEILVSYSCRIFLGCFEAIYQQRYKKLLEYQRFGVDQLEELFEKVRDVVVLHEEPTSKRKFLAAVDG, from the coding sequence ATGATGGCTAATCCAAATGCATCAACCTCAATGGTGTATTCAGAATCCTCTGAACAAAAGTCCCCACATGTGGTCGGTTCAAACCCGAACATTCTTCAAACTTCTTTAAGCCATCACAGTCGAAGCTCCTCAGATGGTCCTGTTGCTATCCTTTGGGACATTGAGAATTGCTGTGTCCCAAGTGATGTTCGCCCTGAAGATGTTGCCAGTAATATTAGAATGGCTTTGCGGGTTCACCCTGTGATTAAAGGATCTGTTATGATGTTTTCTGCCTATGGAGATTTTAATGCCTTCCCGAAGCGAGTCAGAGAAGGCTGTCAAAGAACTGGTGTCAAACTCATTGATGTTCCAAACGGTAGAAAAGATGCTGCTGATAAGGCTATCTTGGTCGACATGTTTCTATTTGCCCTCGACAACCCTCCACCTTCCACCATCATGTTGATATCTGGGGATATAGATTTTTCTCCGGCACTTCACATACTTGGTCAGCGCGGTTATACTGTGATCCTTGTCATCCCTTCTGGTGCTGGTGTTTCATCTGCACTTACTAGTGCCGGTAAGTTTGTTTGGGACTGGGCTAGTGTGGCTCATGGGGAAGGCTTTGTTTCCCCCACCAAGGCTTTAATGCCCCCTCGTGGAGGTGCTTCTGACAATGCAGGATATCTCATGGGATACCATGTCAATGACATCCCGGATGCCCTAAATGATGAAGAGGCAATTGTATATAGGGGTATCTCTCAAAGCTATTGCAACTCGAGGGCTCTCCTGTCACAATCTTTATCAGAACACAAGAAGAGTTCTTCAACCTGGTCTTGTCTTCCTACTACTTTGAGGTCACAGAGTCTTCCTTCTGGCTTGGATGAAGTATCGGGAGGTGGTTTTTGTCCTCCTGATCAGATGGAATCTAGTTTGTGGGTACAGCCTGGAGACCTAAATGGTCTAAAGGCTCAATTTGTAAAGTTGCTGGAACTTTCAGGAGGATGCCTCTCCCTGAACCGAGTTCCAGCTGAGTACCAGAAGTTTTGTGGGCGAATTCTTTCTGTATCAGAGTATGGAGCATCCAAGCTTGGAAAACTTTTAAAGAAGATGGATGACACAATGACTGTAGAGGAGAAGGGTCATCAGAAGTTTGTCTGTCTTCGAAATTGGAAGGCAGGCCCTAGTGCACCTCCTTTGGTTTTGACCAGGAAGGATAAGAAAGGAAAGCGGACCCTGGAAGAGTGTATGGATAATGTCACAGGCCGTGGCTCTTCAAATGAGTTGTCATATGAAGAAAGAGTAGTTATAGAAGCACATGATGTGAGCAGGAGCCAAGGAGATATCAATCAGGGAACAGTGGCCAATCAAATTGATGACTGTTGTCTTGAGCAATTCAAGTATGAGTTGCAAGAGATTCTAGTCAGCTATTCTTGTCGGATTTTTCTAGGTTGCTTTGAGGCGATATACCAGCAACGGTACAAGAAACTACTGGAATATCAAAGATTTGGTGTAGATCAGCTGGAGGAGCTGTTTGAGAAGGTGAGAGATGTGGTGGTGTTGCATGAAGAACCCACAAGCAAGAGGAAGTTCCTGGCTGCAGTTGATGGCTAG
- the LOC122312017 gene encoding thioredoxin M3, chloroplastic-like produces MASYTCSFSAPLSLPRAAQCSALSPPPSYCHLRRPTGGLPFPSRFRTLQGPRVPTPPPLPLKILCARLSRDPVTKESWEKSILNSEVPVLVEFYASWCGPCRMVHRVIDEISADYAGRLKCFVLNTDNDSQVAEDYEIKAVPVVLLFKDGEKRDSVVGTMPKEFYVAAIERLLES; encoded by the exons ATGGCTTCCTATACTTGTTCTTTCTCTGCTCCTCTCTCCTTGCCACGCGCTGCTCAGTGCTCCGCTTTATCTCCACCTCCCTCCTACTGCCATCTCAGGAGACCTACCGGAGGACTCCCATTTCCCTCCCGTTTCCGCACCCTCCAGGGACCTAGGGTTCCAACTCCTCCTCCTCTCCCCCTCAAGATTCTCTGTGCGCGTCTTTCCAGAG ACCCGGTAACCAAAGAATCCTGGGAAAAATCGATTCTGAACAGTGAAGTCCCTGTCCTTGTTGAGTTTTATGCAAGTTGGTGTGGCCCCTGCAGGATGGTTCACCGGGTTATTGATGAAATTTCAGCAGATTATGCTGGGAGACTTAAATGCTTTGTGCTCAACACTGATAATGACTCGCAGGTTGCTGAAGACTATGAAATTAAGGCTGTACCCGTGGTTTTGCTCTTCAAGGATGGGGAGAAACGTGACTCTGTGGTAGGTACCATGCCAAAGGAGTTTTATGTGGCTGCTATTGAGAGGCTCCTGGAATCCTAA
- the LOC122312015 gene encoding methylcrotonoyl-CoA carboxylase beta chain, mitochondrial isoform X1 has protein sequence MLRILARRAASASSSLNSHPWKAHSLKTRHLCFGVLPDGIDRTSEPFARNSNAMDDLISDLQSHITKVLAGGGADAVKRNRSRNKLLPRERIDRLLDPGSSFLELSQVQDIIIIPVLIGHELYEDPLPSAGIITGIGPVHGRLCMFVANDPTVKGGTYYPITVKKHLRAQEIAAKCNLPCIYLVDSGGAYLPKQADVFPDRDNFGRIFYNQAVMSAEGIPQIALVLGSCTAGGAYIPAMADESVMVKGNGTIFLAGPPLVKAATGEEVSAEDLGGATVHCKTSGVSDYFAQDELHGLAIGRNIIKNLHMAGKEGLLNGLQNIYREYKEPLYDVKELRSIAPTDLKQSFDIRSVIARIVDGSEFDEFKKLYGTTLVTGFARIFGQPVGIIGNNGILFNESALKGAHFIELCAQRNIPLVFLQNITGFMVGSRSEANGIAKSGAKMVMAVSCAKVPKVTIIVGGSFGAGNYAMCGRAYSPDFMFLWPNARISVMGGAQAAGVLSQIEKTNKKKQGIQWNKEEEEKFKAKVVEAYEREGSSYYSTARLWDDGVIDPADTRKIIGLCISASMNRDIDDTKYGVFRM, from the exons atGCTCAGGATATTGGCGAGGAGAGCAGCTTCGGCTTCATCATCTCTTAATTCGCATCCATGGAAAGCTCACTCATTAAAGACGAGGCATTTATGCTTTGGAGTCCTTCCCGACGGCATTGACCGTACCTCCGAGCCCTTCGCTCGCAACTCCAACGCCATGGACGACCTCATCTCCGACCTCCAATCTCACATAACCAAG GTGCTTGCTGGAGGAGGAGCGGATGCCGTGAAGAGGAATAGGAGTAGGAATAAGCTTCTACCGAGAGAAAGAATCGATCGCCTGCTTGATCCCGGTTCTTCGTTCCTTGAACTTTCGCAG GTTCAGGATATAATCATAATTCCCGTGTTAATCG GCCATGAATTATATGAAGACCCATTGCCATCCGCTGGCATCATTACTGGAATAGGTCCAGTGCATGGACGGCTTTGTATGTTTGTGGCTAATGACCCTACCGTTAAGGGAGGGACTTACTATCCTATAACCGTTAAGAAGCATCTTAGGGCGCAAGAGATTGCCGCTAAATGCAATTTACCTTGCATATATCTTGTTGATAGTGGAGGCGCTTATCTTCCCAAGCAGGCTGATGTCTTCCCCGACCGGGATAATTTTGGTagaattttctataatcaagCTGTAATGTCTGCTGAAGGAATTCCCCAAATTGCGCTGGTATTGGGTTCATGCACAGCTGGGGGTGCCTACATACCTGCAATGGCCGATGAAAGTGTAATGGTCAAAGGGAATGGCACTATTTTTCTAGCGGGGCCCCCACTCGTGAAG GCTGCTACAGGAGAAGAAGTATCTGCCGAGGATTTGGGGGGTGCCACCGTGCATTGCAAGACATCAGGAGTTTCAGATTACTTTGCTCAAG ATGAACTGCACGGACTTGCTATTGGTAGGAACATCATTAAGAACTTGCACATGGCTGGGAAGGAAGGGCTGTTAAATGGATTGCAAAATATATACCGGGAATATAAAGAACCATTATACGATGTAAAGGAACTTCGTTCCATTGCACCTACTGACCTTAAGCAGTCCTTTGATATACGATCAGTTATTGCTCGCATTGTTGATGGAAGTGAATTTGACGAATTCAAGAAATTGTATGGCACT ACTCTTGTAACGGGTTTCGCTAGGATTTTTGGACAGCCAGTTGGAATTATTGGAAACAATGGGATATTATTTAATGAATCTGCTCTAAAAGGGGCCCATTTCATTGAACTATGTGCTCAACGAAACATTCCTTTGGTCTTCCTTCAGAACATCACTGGATTTATG GTTGGCTCAAGATCTGAGGCCAACGGCATAGCAAAATCTGGAGCAAAGATGGTCATGGCAGTTTCCTGTGCGAAG GTTCCCAAAGTTACTATAATTGTTGGTGGAAGCTTTGGTGCTGGAAATTATGCAATGTGTGGTCGTGCTTATAGTCCTGACTTCATGTTCCTTTGGCCAAATGCCAGAATTTCTGTAATGGGTGGTGCTCAG GCTGCTGGTGTGCTGTCTCAAATTGAAAAAACTAACAAGAAAAAGCAAGGGATTCAG TGGAACaaggaagaagaggaaaaattcAAGGCAAAGGTCGTGGAGGCTTATGAGAGAGAAGGGAGTTCTTATTACTCCACGGCGAGGCTCTGGGATGACGGAGTTATCGATCCAGCCgacacaagaaaaattattggtctCTGCATTTCTGCTTCTATGAACCGCGACATAGATGATACCAAGTATGGTGTATTTAGAATGTGA
- the LOC122312015 gene encoding methylcrotonoyl-CoA carboxylase beta chain, mitochondrial isoform X2, producing MLRILARRAASASSSLNSHPWKAHSLKTRHLCFGVLPDGIDRTSEPFARNSNAMDDLISDLQSHITKVLAGGGADAVKRNRSRNKLLPRERIDRLLDPGSSFLELSQLAGHELYEDPLPSAGIITGIGPVHGRLCMFVANDPTVKGGTYYPITVKKHLRAQEIAAKCNLPCIYLVDSGGAYLPKQADVFPDRDNFGRIFYNQAVMSAEGIPQIALVLGSCTAGGAYIPAMADESVMVKGNGTIFLAGPPLVKAATGEEVSAEDLGGATVHCKTSGVSDYFAQDELHGLAIGRNIIKNLHMAGKEGLLNGLQNIYREYKEPLYDVKELRSIAPTDLKQSFDIRSVIARIVDGSEFDEFKKLYGTTLVTGFARIFGQPVGIIGNNGILFNESALKGAHFIELCAQRNIPLVFLQNITGFMVGSRSEANGIAKSGAKMVMAVSCAKVPKVTIIVGGSFGAGNYAMCGRAYSPDFMFLWPNARISVMGGAQAAGVLSQIEKTNKKKQGIQWNKEEEEKFKAKVVEAYEREGSSYYSTARLWDDGVIDPADTRKIIGLCISASMNRDIDDTKYGVFRM from the exons atGCTCAGGATATTGGCGAGGAGAGCAGCTTCGGCTTCATCATCTCTTAATTCGCATCCATGGAAAGCTCACTCATTAAAGACGAGGCATTTATGCTTTGGAGTCCTTCCCGACGGCATTGACCGTACCTCCGAGCCCTTCGCTCGCAACTCCAACGCCATGGACGACCTCATCTCCGACCTCCAATCTCACATAACCAAG GTGCTTGCTGGAGGAGGAGCGGATGCCGTGAAGAGGAATAGGAGTAGGAATAAGCTTCTACCGAGAGAAAGAATCGATCGCCTGCTTGATCCCGGTTCTTCGTTCCTTGAACTTTCGCAG CTTGCAGGCCATGAATTATATGAAGACCCATTGCCATCCGCTGGCATCATTACTGGAATAGGTCCAGTGCATGGACGGCTTTGTATGTTTGTGGCTAATGACCCTACCGTTAAGGGAGGGACTTACTATCCTATAACCGTTAAGAAGCATCTTAGGGCGCAAGAGATTGCCGCTAAATGCAATTTACCTTGCATATATCTTGTTGATAGTGGAGGCGCTTATCTTCCCAAGCAGGCTGATGTCTTCCCCGACCGGGATAATTTTGGTagaattttctataatcaagCTGTAATGTCTGCTGAAGGAATTCCCCAAATTGCGCTGGTATTGGGTTCATGCACAGCTGGGGGTGCCTACATACCTGCAATGGCCGATGAAAGTGTAATGGTCAAAGGGAATGGCACTATTTTTCTAGCGGGGCCCCCACTCGTGAAG GCTGCTACAGGAGAAGAAGTATCTGCCGAGGATTTGGGGGGTGCCACCGTGCATTGCAAGACATCAGGAGTTTCAGATTACTTTGCTCAAG ATGAACTGCACGGACTTGCTATTGGTAGGAACATCATTAAGAACTTGCACATGGCTGGGAAGGAAGGGCTGTTAAATGGATTGCAAAATATATACCGGGAATATAAAGAACCATTATACGATGTAAAGGAACTTCGTTCCATTGCACCTACTGACCTTAAGCAGTCCTTTGATATACGATCAGTTATTGCTCGCATTGTTGATGGAAGTGAATTTGACGAATTCAAGAAATTGTATGGCACT ACTCTTGTAACGGGTTTCGCTAGGATTTTTGGACAGCCAGTTGGAATTATTGGAAACAATGGGATATTATTTAATGAATCTGCTCTAAAAGGGGCCCATTTCATTGAACTATGTGCTCAACGAAACATTCCTTTGGTCTTCCTTCAGAACATCACTGGATTTATG GTTGGCTCAAGATCTGAGGCCAACGGCATAGCAAAATCTGGAGCAAAGATGGTCATGGCAGTTTCCTGTGCGAAG GTTCCCAAAGTTACTATAATTGTTGGTGGAAGCTTTGGTGCTGGAAATTATGCAATGTGTGGTCGTGCTTATAGTCCTGACTTCATGTTCCTTTGGCCAAATGCCAGAATTTCTGTAATGGGTGGTGCTCAG GCTGCTGGTGTGCTGTCTCAAATTGAAAAAACTAACAAGAAAAAGCAAGGGATTCAG TGGAACaaggaagaagaggaaaaattcAAGGCAAAGGTCGTGGAGGCTTATGAGAGAGAAGGGAGTTCTTATTACTCCACGGCGAGGCTCTGGGATGACGGAGTTATCGATCCAGCCgacacaagaaaaattattggtctCTGCATTTCTGCTTCTATGAACCGCGACATAGATGATACCAAGTATGGTGTATTTAGAATGTGA
- the LOC122312008 gene encoding protein DJ-1 homolog C, which translates to MQTRVSMESLSSILSPNTLSSSTHKRSPLAASPYTVSSLSFASLPSQQKRTTTPKRTSKSTKSLSPTIPTTTTTNINTSSINTTTSQPPKKVLIPIGFGTEEMEAVIIVDVLRRAGADVTVASVEPHLEIEASGGTKLVADTSIVTCLDQVFDLVALPGGMPGSARLRDSEVLRKIMNKHAEQKRLYGAICAAPAVTLLPWGLLRKKQTTCHPAFMDRLPTFWAVKSNLQVSGELTTSRGPGTTFEFALSLVEQLFGESVANKVGQLLLAYTADDSPRKEEFNKVDWSVNHTPHVLIPVANGSEVIEVVTIADILRRAKVDVVVASVEKSVQILASQGTKIVADKLIRDASESIYELIILPGGIVGAERLHKSKILKKLLKEQDSAGRMYGAVCSSPTVLHRQGLLKDKRATTHPSVIDNLTKEAVKGAKVVIDGRLITSKGLATVTDFALAIVSKFFGHARARSVAEGLVFEYPRN; encoded by the exons ATGCAAACGAGGGTGTCAATGGAGTCTCTATCGTCCATACTCTCGCCCAATACTCTCAGCTCCTCTACTCACAAGCGCTCTCCATTGGCTGCCTCTCCATATACCGTTTCTTCCTTATCATTCGCTTCCTTGCCCTCTCAACAGAAACGAACCACCACTCCAAAACGCACTTCGAAATCCACAAAATCCCTCTCTCCAACAATACCCACGACCACTACAACAAACATCAATACTAGTTCGATCAACACAACCACATCTCAGCCTCCCAAGAAG GTTTTGATTCCTATTGGATTTGGTACGGAGGaaatggaagctgttattatagtTGATGTTTTGCGTCGAGCTGGTGCGGACGTGACTGTGGCATCAGTGGAGCCACATCTGGAGATTGAAGCTTCTGGCGGTACCAAACTGGTTGCGGACACGTCCATCGTGACCTGTTTGGATCAAGTTTTCGACCTCGTTGCGTTGCCG GGAGGAATGCCTGGCTCAGCGCGGTTAAGAGACTCTGAAGTTCTGCGCAAAATAATGAACAAACATGCCGAGCAAAAGAGGCTATACGGGGCTATTTGTGCTGCTCCAGCAGTCACGCTACTGCCTTGGGGACTTCTGAGAAAAAAGCAG ACAACTTGTCATCCTGCGTTCATGGACAGGCTTCCAACATTTTGGGCTGTTAAATCAAATCTTCAAGTTTCTGGAGAGCTTACAACAAGTCGTGGTCCAGGAACCACTTTTGAGTTTGCTCTTTCCTTGGTAGAGCAGCTGTTTGGAGAGTCAGTTGCCAACAAGGTTGGACAGTTATTG TTGGCGTATACTGCTGATGATAGTCCTAGAAAGGAAGAGTTCAACAAAGTTGATTGGTCTGTCAATCACACCCCTCAT GTTCTCATTCCAGTTGCAAACGGCTCTGAAGTGATTGAAGTAGTAACTATTGCAGATATTCTACGGCGAGCAAAAGTGGATGTAGTGGTTGCTTCAGTTGAAAAAAGTGTACAGATTTTGGCATCTCAAGGCACAAAAATTGTTGCTGATAAGCTAATTCGAGATGCTTCTGAGTCAATATATGAGCTAATCATTCTTCCG GGAGGAATTGTTGGGGCTGAGCGGCTACACAAATCTAAGATTCTCAAGAAGCTGCTCAAAGAACAAGATTCAGCTGGAAGAATGTACGGAGCAGTCTGCTCTTCGCCAACTGTCCTGCATAGACAGGGTTTACTGAAG GATAAGAGAGCCACCACTCATCCATCGGTCATTGACAATCTAACAAAGGAAGCAGTGAAGGGTGCCAAAGTAGTCATCGACGGTAGACTGATTACTAGCAAGGGACTTGCTACCGTAACGGATTTTGCATTGGCTATTGTGAGCAAGTTTTTTGGTCATGCAAGAGCAAGGAGTGTTGCAGAAGGCCTTGTTTTCGAGTATCCAAGGAATTAG
- the LOC122310865 gene encoding ABSCISIC ACID-INSENSITIVE 5-like protein 7, with the protein MGSYMNFKNFSDVPPANGSNGKPQGNYPLARQPSVYSLTFDEFQNTLGGFGKDFGSMNMDELLKNIWTAEETQAVTASAGAREGNVPGGNLQRQGSLTLPRTLSQKTVDEVWRDLLIRESSCGGVPDGNGNGGSNVPQRQQTLGEMTLEEFLLRAGVVREDTQSIGRPNNSGFYGELSVPNDNTGLSFCFQQPVRSNGVLGNQIIENNNPVPNQPSNLAMNVGGLRSSQQQIQQQQLQQPLFPKPSTVAFASPIHLANNAQLASPQNRGTMVGVAEPSVNTALVQGGGIGVVGVGRGAVTSMAGSTASQISSDVISKSSVDTSSLSPVPYLFNRGRKCGGALEKVVERRQRRMIKNRESAARSRARKQAYTLELEEEVAKLKEMNQELQKKQAEIMELQKNQIIEKMNRQWGSKRRCLRRTLTGPW; encoded by the exons ATGGGGTCTTATATGAACTTCAAGAACTTCAGTGATGTTCCGCCTGCGAATGGTAGTAATGGGAAGCCGCAGGGAAATTACCCGTTGGCTCGGCAGCCTTCAGTATACTCCTTGACCTTTGATGAGTTCCAGAACACCTTGGGTGGTTTTGGAAAGGATTTTGGATCCATGAACATGGATgaacttttgaaaaatatatggaCTGCTGAGGAGACTCAAGCCGTGACAGCTTCAGCTGGTGCCAGAGAAGGAAATGTCCCGGGTGGCAATTTGCAGAGGCAAGGATCTTTGACATTGCCACGGACACTTAGTCAGAAAACAGTTGATGAAGTTTGGAGAGACTTGCTGATTAGGGAAAGCAGCTGTGGTGGTGTTCCAGATGGGAATGGAAATGGGGGATCAAATGTGCCGCAGAGGCAACAAACTCTAGGAGAGATGACATTAGAAGAGTTTTTACTGAGAGCTGGCGTGGTGAGAGAAGATACTCAATCAATTGGAAGGCCTAATAATAGTGGATTCTACGGTGAACTATCAGTACCAAATGATAACACTGGTTTATCCTTTTGTTTTCAACAGCCAGTTCGAAGTAATGGGGTTTTGGGTAATCAGATAATAGAGAACAATAATCCAGTTCCTAATCAGCCTTCTAATTTAGCAATGAATGTAGGCGGGCTAAGGTCTTCTCAGCAACAAATTCAGCAGCAGCAGCTGCAACAGCCGCTCTTCCCCAAGCCTTCAACTGTGGCTTTTGCCTCTCCCATACATCTTGCAAACAATGCTCAGCTTGCTAGCCCTCAAAATAGGGGTACAATGGTTGGAGTTGCAGAGCCTTCTGTGAATACTGCTTTGGTTCAGGGTGGAGGAATTGGCGTGGTTGGTGTGGGTCGTGGGGCTGTCACTAGTATGGCTGGGTCCACTGCAAGTCAGATATCATCAGATGTCATTTCAAAGAGTAGCGTCGATACCTCGTCATTGTCACCAGTTCCATACCTATTTAACCGGGGAAGGAAATGCGGTGGGGCTTTGGAGAAAGTGGTCGAGAGAAGGCAAAGGAGAATGATCAAGAACAGAGAGTCAGCTGCAAGATCACGGGCTCGTAAGCAG GCATATACCTTGGAACTGGAAGAAGAAGTTGCAAAACTCAAAGAAATGAACCAAGAGTTGCAGAAAAAACAG GCAGAAATTATGGAGCTGCAGAAAAACCAG ATAATAGAGAAGATGAATCGGCAGTGGGGAAGTAAAAGAAGATGCCTGAGAAGGACACTGACTGGCCCTTGGTAG